The genomic stretch CATTATGATTTCCGCCTGGAAATGGAAGGTGTACTAAAAAGTTGGGCCGTTCCGAAAGGTCCCTCGTTAGATCCGCATGATAAACGTTTAGCTATGATGGTAGAAGATCATCCTTACGATTATAAAGATTTTGAGGGGAATATTCCTGAAGGGAATTATGGTGCTGGACAAGTGGAAGTCTGGGACAGTGGAACTTACGAACCTTTAGAAGAAAACAGTAAGATTTCCGATGAAAAAGAGTTGTTGAAAGAACTTCACGCAGGTTCTTTAAAATTTACCTTACACGGAAAAAAACTGAAAGGTGAGTTTGCCCTGGTTAAAATGAAAAATTCTGAGGAGAATGCGTGGCTGCTTATTAAACATAAAGACGAATTTGCCGAAAGCCCCTATGATGCTGAGGAAAATACATCACCAAAATCTTTAGTTACAAAATTTCTGGAGGAAAAAAAAAGCCTAAAAACAAACGAAAAAAAGAAGTCATAACTTCAGAAAAAAGATTCAGAAGTTTTAATTCTTTAATCAACGAAAAAAAACTTAAGTCTTTCATCAAACCTATGCTTGCTAAACCTTTTGAGAAAGCGTTTAATGATAAAGACTGGCTTTTCGAAATAAAATGGGACGGTTACAGGGCTATTGCTGATCTTAGCCGGGATGAACCTCTTTTCTATTCCAGAAACGGAATTTCATTTTTATCAAAATTCGATAAGATAGCACATGATTTTAGCCAACAGCAATATCAAATGATCCTGGATGGAGAAATTGTTGCTTATAATGATCAGGGAAACCCCAGTTTTCAGCTTTTACAGCAAATCGGAGATCATCCCAATCTTGCTCTGGTTTATCAGGTTTTCGACCTTCTCTGGCTGAATGGCCATTCTACCAAAGAACTTCCGCTTATTCAAAGAAAAGAGCTTTTAAAAGAAGCATTAGTGGAAACGGATACTATCAAATATTGTGATCATTTCCCTGAAAAAGGCATTGCATTTTTTGAACAGATGAAAAAAATGGAACTTGAAGGTATGATTGCCAAACGGGCAGGCAGTCAATATGTAGAAAATTACCGGAGTACAGAATGGCTTAAGATTAAATTTTCCAATACGGAAGAAGCTATTATCTGTGGATTTACAGAACCCAGAGGTTCGCGTAAAAGTTTCGGTGCTTTGATTCTTGGAAAATATGTGAATCAGGAACTGATCTATTGCGGACATACAGGCACAGGATTTAATCAGACATCTCTAAAAGAGCTCCATAAAAGACTTAAAAAGATGATGATAAAATCTTCTCCCTTTAATGTCATTCCTAAAACCAATACGCCTGTAACTTGGGTAAAACCAGAACTGGTTTGTGAAATCAAATATTCTGAAATCACTAAAGATGGTATTTTTCGACATCCGGTTTTTATGGGTGTTCGTGAAGACAAAGAGCCGGAAGAAGTAAAAGACCAAGAAATTCAACCTAAAAAATCCCAAACAATGAAAGCTAAAGCATCATCAAAAAAAGCAGAAAATTCAGAAAAGGAAAAAGAAATTACGCTAAACAGGCATATTGTAAAACTTACCAATCAGGATAAAATATATTTTCCCAATGATGGAATTACCAAAGGTGATGTTATCGATTATTATCAGTCAGTAGCAGAATATATCCTTCCGCACTTGAAAAACCGTCCTTTATCTCTCAACCGTTTCCCCAACGGAATTGAGGAGCAGGGCTTTTATCAGAAAGATGCCGGAGATCATATCCCCGACTGGGTAAAAACTACACAAGTCTACTCTGAATCTAATGATAAATATATTGATTACGTCTACTGCAATGATAAGGCTACTTTGGCTTATCTGAACAATCTCGGATGTATTGATTTGAACCCCTGGAACAGTTCACTTCCAGATCTCGAACATCCGGATTATCTGGTTTTGGATCTTGATCCGTCAAAGAAAAATACTTTTGATGAGGTAATTGAAACGGCTCTGCAGGTCAATGAAGTTTTACAATCTATTAAAATTAAAGGATATTGTAAGACCTCTGGAAGTACGGGCATTCACATCTACATTCCCATGGCTGGCAAATATGATTTTGACCAGGTAAAAGACTTTGCCCATATCCTGATGAAGCAGGTCCATGAAAAACTTCCAGAAATTACAACATTGGAAAGAAGCCTTCAAAAGAGAGATTCCAGCAAGATCTATCTTGATTATCTTCAAAACAGAACGGGACAGACGTTAGCAAGTGTTTATAGTCTTCGCCCTAAACAAGGTGCTTCAGTTTCTATGCCTTTGGGATGGGATGAACTGAAACCGGGGCTATTGCCTACAGACTACACAATTAAAAATGCTCTGGAAAGGATTAAAGATAAAGGAGATTTATTTAAACCTGTTCTGGGAAGGGGAATTGATATGATAAGGGCTCTTGAACAGCTTCAAAATATTGAATAATTTTTATATTTTTACTTTCAAAATTTTAACCAATGAATGAATCTATTAAACTTGAACTTCCTTTTAATGAAAACAGTGAACGGGAACATCAAAAATTTTTCTTTCACCACACCTGGAAAAATGGGTTTACAGAACTTAAAAAAGCAATATTTTATGCGCTTCTATTTTTATTACTCGGTTTTTCTTCTTTAAATTTTATTCAGAATAATCCTGCCTCTACTGTTTTTAGATATGGAGGCGTTGTTTTTCTTGGTTACATTTTCTTACTTCTTTATCAATATTTCACCCGTAAAAAGAAATTTTCTGAATCTGTTGAAGAACAGATCAATGATTTAAAACAAAAAGATGAAAAATCCACTTTTATAATTCTTAATAAAGATCATATTACTATGGAGAATTCATTGAGTACAATAGGTGCTGTATGGAGTAAAACCAGCTATCAATTCATTGACAAGTACCTTATTCTAAGTGTGATTAACAACAATCTCAATTTTGTTTTTTCTGAAACTGACTTTAAAGAAAATGATTATAAAACGTTTGTAGCTTTCCTCGGCCAATACTCGAAGAACGAAAATAAGCGAAAAGCTTCTTAAATAGAAAAATCCTGCATTTTTGAATGCAGGATTTTTTATGATTATATATAAAATATAATTACTTATTATAAATATGTACATCTCTTTGTGGAAAAGGAATTCCGATTCCCGCCTGATCCAGGGCTTCTTTACAATCAATAATAAGTTCTTCATTCATTTTCCAGAAATTTTCGGTAGAAGTGCTGACTCTGACTGATAAATTAATGGCACTATCACCAAGTGCTGTTACCATTACCTGAGGGGCTGGCTCAGAAAGAGCATATTGATTTTTTTGAATAACGTTCATCAGAACTTCTTTTGTCTGTTTAAGATCCGCATCATAAGCAACTCCGATATCCAAAGATGTTCTTCTTGTTCCAAGCTGGGTAAAGTTCGTAATGCTGTTATTAGAAACCACTCCATTAGGAATAATGATTAATTGGTTTTGTGGAGTAATCAGCTTTGTATGAAAGATATCAATCGCTTGTACCGTTCCGGAAACTCCGGAATTGGTGGAAATAAAATCCCCTATCTTAAATGGCTTTAATAATAGAATAAGGATTCCACCTGCAAAATTTGTCAAAGATCCTTGCAAAGCCAGACCTACAGCTAAACCTGCGGCACCAATCATGGCAACAAAGGCAGAGGTTTGTACTCCTAATTGAGTAACCACTACAATAAAGAGAAGAATATTAAGTCCCCAATTGATAATATTAAGAAGAAAATGTTGTAAAGAGGCTTCCATATTACGTTTTCTGAAACCTTTTGCCACAAGTTTCTTAATCATTCTGATCATCCATGATCCGATCAGATAAATCAATAATGCAGAAATAACGGCAGTAAAGATTCTTGGTGCCCATGAAATGGCTGAAGTTATTAAAGTGTCCCAATGTTTTTGAATGTTATTCAATTGTAAATCGTCCATTTTTATACTACTTATTTTTATATGTCATTACAGATATTCACTCCTGTAACTGCAAGATTTTAAAACGAATCGAATAGAAAGCATCATTTTTTCAAAAAAAAACAACCTTAACTCTTTGGAAGTTAAAATCAATGGTTGTATGCATTACAAATAGATTGACTACAGAACAGTTTATTCTGCTTACTCAATGATTATTTTAGAATTTGAATCTTGCAAGGAAGAATCCTTCGAGGCTATCATTACAAAAAAAATACCGAAGTCTCTTTTCAGAGAGAAAATCTTTATATAAAAATAAATTAAACAGCAAAAGTTAAAAGATCAGGGTAATTTTGCAGCCAGACTTTCAGGTAAAAGTCTTAGGATATGATAGATGATTTTCCATTTAAAATTAGGAACAATAGTAAAGCTGTTTCCAGCATTCACAATAAATTTCGCTACATAATCCGGCTCCATAATCAAAGACTCATTGAGTTCCAGACCTTCATTGATTTTTGTTCGGATATAGCCTATCACCAAAGCATTCACTGTTATTTTTCTGGATGCCAGTTCCTGTCTTAAGCCTGCAAGATATTGGGTAAATGCAGCTTTTGTACTTCCATAAACAAAATTACTTTTTCTTCCTCTTACCCCAGATAATGAAGATAATCCTATGATTCTCTCAAGATTTTTATTACTTTCATCCATAGCAATAGTGTTCAGGATAGAAACTCCCCCCATATAATTGACTTCCATCATTTGCTTGGCTCCTTTAAAATCTCTCAAAGCCTTTTGGTTATCCACAAGAAAACCTGCGGAATATACTGCAATATGAGGTTTTACAGGAAGTTCGTGGTAAAACTCTCGATGAGATTCAAAATCCGCAGCATCAAAATACAATACAGTTACTTTAGTATGATCCAGCTTATTGGAAGAAATGAAGTCTTCCAGGGATTTTGTATTTCTGGAGGCAGCCATTACAGAAAATCCGTTTTGAAGGTATTGGATGATGCATTGCTTTGCTACGTCAGAATTGGCTCCTAAAATGAGAACTGTTTTGCTTGTGTTTTGATTCATCTGGCAAAGATAATTTTTTTATTAAACATCAATTTTACGAATGCTTTTTACAAATAAACACAACGGTTCTGCACATTATAAAATTTGTGAGGCATGGAATACTTTTTATAAGATTCTTCATTAGACTTTTTTCTTTGCTCAGAAAGGCAGAACAGTTTTTTCAATAGGTCTATGTAAGACATTATATAAAAAGCTGCGGCGGGTGAACTTCATTCACCCGCCGCAGCCAAATATTTTCAGACTGAATTTATTTCTTTTCTTCAGTTATTGTTTCTTTTTTATCCGCTGACTTGTCAGCAGTTTTTGCCTTGTCACCGAAACGGCTTTCTGTCATTTCTCTGGAAACGGCAGCTTTTTCAAACTTTAATTTTCCAGATAATGTTTCAATAATAAAACCGTCATCCTGAACTTGGGCAATTCTTCCGTGAAGACCTGATGTAAGCACTACTCTAGTTCCTACCTTAAGTTCTTCCTGAAAGTTCTTTTCCTGTTTCTGCTTCTTCATCTGAGGTCTGATCATCAGGAAATAAAACCCTACAAACATCACACCCATCATGATCAGCATCAAAGATGAAGATCCTTGTGGCTGTGCTTGTAAAAATAATGTCAACATATTTCTAAAATTATGGTTGAATGTTCGCAGTGAACGTTAATTTGATTGGAGATTTCTCAACGTTTGCAAAAACATCTGCATACTTCTGAACGTTTCCATCAAAGTTTGACGAATCAAAGTGCAATGTAATTTTTCCTTTTTTACCTGGCATGATAGGCTCTTTTGTAAAATCAGGAGCTGTACATCCGCATCCTGGCTTTACTTCAGAAATAACCAATGGATTTTTTCCTGTATTGGTAATTTCGTATACGTGCTCTACTTTATCTCCTTTTTTAATTTTTCCAAAATCGAAGTTGCTTTCAGATAAAGCAATAGAAGTAGATGGCTCGTTAGAAACAGGTGCAGCAGGAGCCTCTCCTGTTACAGGTGCAGCAGCGGAGTCAGTTGTTGCAGGAGTTCCTACAGCAGTAGAATCAGTAGCTACAGCTTCAGGGCTTTGTGTTTCTTTGTTTTCTTTTTTACATGAAACTAATCCAAAGCCTATAATTGACAAGGCGATAATTGATAACGTCTTTTTCATTTTATATTCTATTTTGATCTTTACAATATTTATCTAAAATACCATTAATGAAGATATTCGAACGGTCTGTAGCAAATACTTTTGCAATCTCGATATATTCATTAATAATTACTCTTGCAGGGGTGAAGGCGAAGTTATCAAGCTCAGCAATAGCAGTTGACAAGATCACTTTATCCATCAGGGAAATTCTTTCAAGATCCCAGTTTTCCAATCTTTCTTCCAGCTTTTTCTCATTGTTTTCCCAGTTATTCAGGGTATCTTTCAATAATTTAGCAGCGAAAGTCTTGTCGTCTTCATCTTTAATCATTTTGATTAAAGTTCTGCTTTCTTCATCTTCTCTTAGAAATCCGATTGTTTTTTGTACCATTGAATTGGCAATGTGGATATCATCATACCATGAAAGTTCTTTATCACCCAAATAATCATGGAAATCATCATTTTCAGCAATATATCTTAAAAATAATTTCCCGATAAACTTCTGATCTTCCTCAAAAGAAAATCCTTCTTCTTTCATGAAATCCTGATACCGTTTTCCAGCAGTAATTCTTTGGAAAGTCTTTACCAATAAATCATCATGCATATCCCACTTCAGCTGTTTATGCTGACCTGTGAAGAATAATCTTTCCGGATTTTCTTCCAGCTTAAGCAATACCTGGTTGTTGATGAATTTTTGGTTAGGATTAATATCAGCATCGGTTTTAAGAAATTTATTCTTCCCGATTTCAATTTGATGCTCAGCTAATTCTTTTAAACCTACTAAAAAATTAAGCTGATAGATATAGAGATAATAGATTTTCTCTATTCCAGCGAACATGTTTTTCTCTAAAACATCAAATTTTACAGGGTTCTGATAGTATGAATACACTGCCTGCACTACTTTTTCACGGATTTGTCGTCTTCCTAACATTCAAAGAGCTTTTTAATGAGTGCAAAGATACAAAATTTAAAATTGATGAGATTCGTAGTCTGATGACATTTTTGTAATTTTGTAAAACTATATGAAAGCGCTAAAAACCTTAAACCCCTATTTTTGGAAACACAAAATACTTTTGTTTTGGGGGGTACTATTCATCATTGCCAGTAATTTTTTCAATATATATAAAGTTCAGTTTGTAGGTAAATCTGTGGATGAACTTACCAAAGGAGGAAACCTTGGATTCAATCAACAAGTGCTTATCTATGTTGGAATTATTGTAGGCTGTTCACTTTTGACAGGATTCTTCACTTTTATGATGCGACAAACCATTATTGTTGCTTCCAGAAGAATAGAATATGAATTGAAGAATAAAATTTACAGACATTACCAGGACTTATCTTTAACGGATTATAAGCAGACGACCATCGGAGATTTAATGAATAGATTAAGCGAGGATGTAGTAGCGGTAAGAATGTATCTTGGTCCGGGTGTAATGTATGTAGCCAACCTGATTGTTCTTGTTCTGATTACAGCTATTTACATGGTAAAAACGGACGCTTCCATGACGTTATGGACTTTGTTGCCACTCCCTATTTTATCTTTTGCTATTTATAAGGTAAGTTCCATTATCAATAAAAAGTCAAAGATTATGCAGAAAAGTCAGTCTGCAATTTCAACTTTTGTGCAAGACAGTTTTTCAGGGATCCGTGTAGTGAAATTTTTCGCAAGAGAAAAATACATTGAAAAAAACTACGGAATTAAAGTTACCGATTACCAGAATAAAGCTTTGGATCTTGCCAAAACAGAAGCCTACTTCTTTACGATCATCCTTTT from Chryseobacterium indologenes encodes the following:
- a CDS encoding DNA polymerase ligase N-terminal domain-containing protein, which produces MALKDYQQKRKFNETSEPKGKAKKSKNKLIFVVQRHAATRLHYDFRLEMEGVLKSWAVPKGPSLDPHDKRLAMMVEDHPYDYKDFEGNIPEGNYGAGQVEVWDSGTYEPLEENSKISDEKELLKELHAGSLKFTLHGKKLKGEFALVKMKNSEENAWLLIKHKDEFAESPYDAEENTSPKSLVTKFLEEKKSLKTNEKKKS
- the ligD gene encoding DNA ligase D, producing MLAKPFEKAFNDKDWLFEIKWDGYRAIADLSRDEPLFYSRNGISFLSKFDKIAHDFSQQQYQMILDGEIVAYNDQGNPSFQLLQQIGDHPNLALVYQVFDLLWLNGHSTKELPLIQRKELLKEALVETDTIKYCDHFPEKGIAFFEQMKKMELEGMIAKRAGSQYVENYRSTEWLKIKFSNTEEAIICGFTEPRGSRKSFGALILGKYVNQELIYCGHTGTGFNQTSLKELHKRLKKMMIKSSPFNVIPKTNTPVTWVKPELVCEIKYSEITKDGIFRHPVFMGVREDKEPEEVKDQEIQPKKSQTMKAKASSKKAENSEKEKEITLNRHIVKLTNQDKIYFPNDGITKGDVIDYYQSVAEYILPHLKNRPLSLNRFPNGIEEQGFYQKDAGDHIPDWVKTTQVYSESNDKYIDYVYCNDKATLAYLNNLGCIDLNPWNSSLPDLEHPDYLVLDLDPSKKNTFDEVIETALQVNEVLQSIKIKGYCKTSGSTGIHIYIPMAGKYDFDQVKDFAHILMKQVHEKLPEITTLERSLQKRDSSKIYLDYLQNRTGQTLASVYSLRPKQGASVSMPLGWDELKPGLLPTDYTIKNALERIKDKGDLFKPVLGRGIDMIRALEQLQNIE
- a CDS encoding mechanosensitive ion channel family protein yields the protein MDDLQLNNIQKHWDTLITSAISWAPRIFTAVISALLIYLIGSWMIRMIKKLVAKGFRKRNMEASLQHFLLNIINWGLNILLFIVVVTQLGVQTSAFVAMIGAAGLAVGLALQGSLTNFAGGILILLLKPFKIGDFISTNSGVSGTVQAIDIFHTKLITPQNQLIIIPNGVVSNNSITNFTQLGTRRTSLDIGVAYDADLKQTKEVLMNVIQKNQYALSEPAPQVMVTALGDSAINLSVRVSTSTENFWKMNEELIIDCKEALDQAGIGIPFPQRDVHIYNK
- a CDS encoding SDR family NAD(P)-dependent oxidoreductase, which translates into the protein MNQNTSKTVLILGANSDVAKQCIIQYLQNGFSVMAASRNTKSLEDFISSNKLDHTKVTVLYFDAADFESHREFYHELPVKPHIAVYSAGFLVDNQKALRDFKGAKQMMEVNYMGGVSILNTIAMDESNKNLERIIGLSSLSGVRGRKSNFVYGSTKAAFTQYLAGLRQELASRKITVNALVIGYIRTKINEGLELNESLIMEPDYVAKFIVNAGNSFTIVPNFKWKIIYHILRLLPESLAAKLP
- the yajC gene encoding preprotein translocase subunit YajC — its product is MLTLFLQAQPQGSSSLMLIMMGVMFVGFYFLMIRPQMKKQKQEKNFQEELKVGTRVVLTSGLHGRIAQVQDDGFIIETLSGKLKFEKAAVSREMTESRFGDKAKTADKSADKKETITEEKK
- a CDS encoding DUF1573 domain-containing protein, with translation MKKTLSIIALSIIGFGLVSCKKENKETQSPEAVATDSTAVGTPATTDSAAAPVTGEAPAAPVSNEPSTSIALSESNFDFGKIKKGDKVEHVYEITNTGKNPLVISEVKPGCGCTAPDFTKEPIMPGKKGKITLHFDSSNFDGNVQKYADVFANVEKSPIKLTFTANIQP
- a CDS encoding transcription antitermination protein NusB, producing MLGRRQIREKVVQAVYSYYQNPVKFDVLEKNMFAGIEKIYYLYIYQLNFLVGLKELAEHQIEIGKNKFLKTDADINPNQKFINNQVLLKLEENPERLFFTGQHKQLKWDMHDDLLVKTFQRITAGKRYQDFMKEEGFSFEEDQKFIGKLFLRYIAENDDFHDYLGDKELSWYDDIHIANSMVQKTIGFLREDEESRTLIKMIKDEDDKTFAAKLLKDTLNNWENNEKKLEERLENWDLERISLMDKVILSTAIAELDNFAFTPARVIINEYIEIAKVFATDRSNIFINGILDKYCKDQNRI